The Hemitrygon akajei unplaced genomic scaffold, sHemAka1.3 Scf000061, whole genome shotgun sequence genome contains a region encoding:
- the LOC140721798 gene encoding uncharacterized protein has translation MVHQQVHTEEWLFTCLDCGKGFTKSSKLKLHQRVHTGERPFTCSYCGKGFTCSHQLKVHQRIHTGERPFTCSDCGKGFTRSSELKVHQRVHTGERPFTCSDCGKGFTCSSKLKVHQRVHTGERLFTCSDCGKGFTQSAHLQAHRSVHTGERPFTCSYCGEGFTLSSQLLRHQSVHTGEWPFTCSVCGKGFTQSSTLMAHQRVHTGERPFTCSDCGKGFTLSSKLKVHQRVHTGERPFICSVCGKGFTCSPDLNVHHRVHTGERPFRCTDCGKGFTRSSHLMVHQRAHTGERPFTCSDCGKGFTQSSHLLAHQRVHTGERPFTCSDCGKGFTRSSQLKVHQRIHTGERPFSCSDCGKRFTQSSQVKVHQRVHTGERPFTCLDCGKGFTLSSKLKVHQRVHTGERPFTCSDCGKGFTQSYHLQAHWSVHTGERPFTDSSLNYPSV, from the coding sequence atGGTTCACCAGCAAGTCCACACTGAGGAGTGGCTGTTCacttgtttggactgtgggaagggattcactaagtcatctaaactgaagctacatcagagagttcacactggggagagaccgtttacctgctcatactgtggaaaaggattcacttgctcacaccaactgaaagtacatcaaagaattcacactggagagaggccgttcacttgctcagactgtgggaagggattcactcgttcatctgaactgaaggtacatcagcgagttcacactggggagaggccgttcacctgctcagactgtgggaagggattcacttgctcatctaaactgaaggtacatcagcgagttcacactggagagaggctgttcacctgctcagattgtgggaagggattcactcagtcagcccacctacaagcacacaggtcagttcacactggggagaggccgtttacctgctcatactgtggggagggattcactttgtcatcacagctactgagacatcagtcagttcacactggggagtggccattcacctgctcagtgtgtgggaagggattcactcagtcatccaccctaatggctcaccagcgagttcacactggggagcggccgttcacctgctcggactgtgggaagggattcactctgtcatctaaactgaaggtacatcagagagtacacactggagagaggccgttcatctgctctgtctgtgggaagggattcacttgttcacctgACCTGAACGTACATcacagagttcacactggggaacggcCGTTCAGATgtacagactgtgggaagggattcactcggtcatctcacctaaTGGTTCATCAGCGAGCTCACACAGGGGAacggccattcacatgctcagactgtgggaagggattcactcagtcatcccacctattggcacaccagcgagttcacacaggggagcggccattcacctgttcagactgtggtaagggattcactcggtcatctcaactgaaggtacatcagcgaattcacactggagagaggccattcagctgttcagactgtgggaaaagatTTACTCAATCATCTCaagtgaaggtacatcagagagttcacactggggaacgaccgttcacctgcttagattgtgggaagggattcactttgtcatctaaactgaaggtacatcagcgagttcacactggggagaggccattcacctgctcagactgtgggaagggattcactcagtcataccaCCTGCAAGCACactggtcagttcacactggggagaggccgttcacagaCTCAAGCCTGAATTATCCCTCTGTGTAG
- the LOC140721799 gene encoding uncharacterized protein — translation MAHKRVLTGEWPFTCSDCGKGFTCSSKLKIHQRIHTGEKLFTCSDCGKGFIQSSELKVHQRVHTGERPFTCSVCEKGFTTSSHLLIHLSVHTAVRDFTCSVCGKTFTQSSNLQSHQRVHTGEWLFTCSDCGKGFTQASHLRRHQSVHTGEKPFTCSVCGKTFTQSSNLQTHQRVHTGEKPFTCSDCGKGFTQLGSLQTHQLVHTGERPFTCSDCGKRFTTSSHLVTHQSVHTAVRDFICSVCGKRFTQSSNLQRHQQVHTGEKLFTCSDCGKGFTRLFNLQSHQRVHTGERPFTCSDCGKGFTQLGSLQAHQLVHTGERPFTCSDCGKGFTTSSHLVTHQSVHTAERDFTHSDCLKGFTQLSDLLAHQ, via the coding sequence ATGGCTCACAAGCGAGTTCTCACCGGGGAGTGGCCGTttacctgttcagactgtgggaagggattcacttgctcatctaaactgaagatccatcaaagaattcacactggggagaaactgtttacctgctcagactgtgggaagggattcattcagtcatctgaactgaaggtacatcagagagttcacactggggagaggccgttcacctgctcagtctgtgagaagggattcaccacatcatctcacctactgattcacctgtcagttcacactgcagtgagagatttcacctgctcagtctgtgggaagacattcactcagtcatctaacctacagagtcaccagcgagttcacactggggagtggctgttcacttgctcagactgtgggaagggattcactcaggcaTCTCACCTacggagacaccagtcagttcacactggggagaagccattcacctgctcagtctgtgggaagacattcactcagtcatccaacctacagacacaccagcgagttcacactggggagaagccgttcacttgctcagactgtggaaagggattcacacagttaggtAGCCTACAaacacaccagttagttcacactggggagcggccattcacctgctcagactgtgggaagagattcaccacatcatctcacctagtgactcaccagtcagttcacactgcagtgagggatttcatctgttcagtctgtgggaagagattcactcagtcatctaacctacagagacaccagcaagttcacactggggagaagctgttcacctgctcagactgtgggaaaggattcactcgattattcaacctacagagtcaccagcgagttcacactggggagaggccgttcacctgctcagactgtggaaagggattcacacagttaggtagcctacaagcacaccagttagttcacactggggagcggccgttcacctgctcagactgtgggaaaggattcaccacatcatctcacctagtgactcaccagtcagttcacactgcagagaGGGATTTCACCCACTCAGATTGTttgaagggattcactcagttatctgatctgctggcacaccagtga